The following are encoded in a window of Vespula vulgaris chromosome 8, iyVesVulg1.1, whole genome shotgun sequence genomic DNA:
- the LOC127065804 gene encoding LOW QUALITY PROTEIN: serine protease 53-like (The sequence of the model RefSeq protein was modified relative to this genomic sequence to represent the inferred CDS: substituted 1 base at 1 genomic stop codon), with amino-acid sequence MSRNFLIIFAALFTGCFGFYLKHLPLLDHRIVGGKSVDILDHPHQASLLFQYEHLCGASVISEKWVITAAHCMRFPQYFYLVSVGSNATKSGIRYGVNKVISHPMFDPATLDYDVSLIEVQENIYLNNEVKPIKLTFSEPTYGFMNVTGWGKLKESGDDPYSLQGVNVPIISRENCQAAYRDIANITEHMICAGMEKGGRDACHGDSGGPLSANGTLYGIVSWGHGCAQPNYPGVYTNIASLRSWILKMSGVXYDLNEKVRVYVYIVFVLREAKKVSIKEYPYHVSIQKFGKHICSGALIYESWILTAASCVFNSKTSDVKIRVRSESLVSKGDNLDVSNIVIHNKFDKYVNINDIALIRLKMPVMFGQKLQPIGLPENTDIIKDNTISFVTGWQRKSFQKISIEPELSVISVMTVNQKRCASLMPSYKPLSEKMLCAGNMTKGVETCQGDLGAPLMVDQMLIGILSYGLGCETMLHPGVYTRISNYLEWIASNSGIHY; translated from the exons ATGTCGCGGAATTTCCTTATTATTTTCGCAGCCCTCTTTACGGGATGTTTCG GCTTTTATTTGAAGCATCTGCCGCTTCTGGACCATCGTATCGTAGGTGGAAAATCAGTTGACATTCTGGATCATCCTCATCAAGCgagtttattatttcaatatgaaCACCTCTGTGGTGCTTCTGTAATTAGCGAAAAATGGGTTATAACCGCTGCTCATTGTATGag GTTTCCacagtatttttatttagtatcGGTGGGTAGTAATGCTACGAAAAGCGGTATAAGATATGGGGTCAACAAAGTTATATCCCATCCAATGTTCGATCCTGCAACTTTAGATTACGACGTCAGTCTTATTGAa GTCCAAGAAAacatatatttgaataacGAAGTAAAGCCGATAAAACTTACTTTCTCAGAACCAACATATGGTTTTATGAATGTCACTGGATGGGGAAAATTAAAG GAATCAGGCGATGATCCATACTCTTTGCAAGGAGTAAATGTGCCCATTATTAGCAGAGAAAACTGTCAAGCAGCTTACAGAGACATTGCTAATATAACTGAACATATGATTTGTGCTGGTATGGAGAAAGGTGGTAGGGATGCCTGTCATGGTGATTCCGGAGGACCACTTTCAGCAAATGGTACACTTTATGGAATCGTTTCATGGGGACATGGATGTGCCCAACCAAATTATCCCGGTGTATATACTAACATTGCATCTTTACGCTCCTGGATTTTGAAAATGAGTGGTGtttaatatgatttaaatgaaaaagt gcgtgtctatgtatatatagttttcGTTCTTAGAGAGGCCAAAAAGGTGTCTATCAAAGAGTACCCCTATCAC GTGTCTATTCAAAAATTCGGAAAGCACATATGCAGTGGTGCATTGATATACGAATCCTGGATTTTAACCGCAGCATCCTGCGTAttcaa CTCGAAGACATCCGATGTTAAGATACGCGTTCGTTCTGAATCTTTAGTAAGCAAGGGAGATAATTTGGATGTGAGTAACATCGTTATCCACAATAAATTTGACAAATATGTTAATATCAACGACATAGCATTGATAAGG TTGAAAATGCCAGTAATGTTTGGGCAAAAATTGCAACCGATTGGTTTGCCAGAAAATACGGACATCATTAAAGATAATACCATATCTTTCGTTACTGGCTGGCAACGAAAATCG TTTCAGAAAATATCTATTGAACCTGAGTTATCGGTAATAAGTGTGATGACCGTAAATCAGAAGAGATGCGCATCCCTGATGCCAAGCTACAAACCACTCTCCGAGAAAATGCTTTGTGCTGGTAACATGACTAAAGGAGTGGAAACGTGTCAG GGAGATCTAGGAGCACCTCTCATGGTAGACCAGATGCTGATTGGGATTCTATCCTATGGATTAGGATGTGAAACTATGCTACATCCGGGTGTCTATACCCGTATCAGTAATTACCTTGAGTGGATTGCATCGAATTCGGGTATCCACTACTAA
- the LOC127065744 gene encoding trypsin-7-like, with protein MIKLLVLISFLSSSVMSDIFSSDYYRKRISLKSVGQRIIGGEDAVIEEYPFAVSLQNNVTIFGHDVVHFCGGSIISDTWIITSAQCALSINVMEFHIRAGSTYYYKNGTIYNVEKIVVHPAFNYQNNDFDIGLVKLKKKIVFDKFKQPIKLFEKDQIIKNDIEIMVVGWGATRNVGPFSENLKKTDLQKISNEECTSTYGYQLTNRMFCVIANNHKPCVGDSGAPAIINNTLIGVASWSEACGFSYPTAYASLSYVIDWIKEETAIS; from the exons ATGATCAAGCTGTTAGTACTGATTTCCTTTCTTAGTTCTTCGGTGATGTCTGACATTTTTAGTTCAG ACTATTATCGGAAAAGAATAAGCCTGAAGTCAGTGGGACAAAGAATTATCGGAGGAGAGGATGCCGTTATAGAAGAATATCCATTTGCA GTTTCCCTACAGAACAATGTCACGATTTTTGGCCACGATGTCGTACATTTTTGCGGCGGTAGTATTATCAGTGATACGTGGATAATAACATCGGCTCAGTGTGCTCTCAG TATAAACGTTATGGAATTTCACATTAGAGCGGGTAGcacgtattattataaaaacggTACAATATACAATGTTGAAAAGATCGTTGTCCACCCTGCCTtcaattatcaaaataatgatTTCGACATTGGACTTGTAAAG ctaaagaagaagatagtgtttgataaatttaagcaaccgattaaattatttgaaaaagatcAGATAATCAAGaatgatattgaaattatGGTCGTTGGTTGGGGAGCAACACGg AATGTTGGTCCATTCTCCGAGAACTTGAAAAAAACTGATCTACAAAAAATTAGTAACGAAGAATGTACATCGACGTACGGATATCAATTAACTAATCGAATGTTTTGCGTTATCGCCAACAATCATAAACCATGTGTCGGTGATTCCGGTGCTCCGGCTATAATAAACAACACACTAATTG GTGTGGCATCGTGGAGCGAAGCGTGTGGATTTTCATACCCAACTGCCTATGCGAGCCTATCTTATGTGATAGATTGGATTAAAGAAGAAACTGCAATATCTTAA
- the LOC127065803 gene encoding serine protease hepsin-like, translated as MLYILFFIFFASFSAADINSRIIGGKSTTITAHPYQVSLLYKNKLLCGGSIISKLWILTAAHCIDRITVKGLSVRVGSTYYAKDGTLIENIAQLIPHNLYDDHTLDYDVGLIKLASELKFSSTVNIVKLPSVNSNVPGGLNAVITGWGKTATTDTSNTLQALTVPTVDQQKCIEIFRKSPYQITQRMICAGYLSGDKDACQRDSGGPLVYNGKQIGIVSWGLKCATKGYPGIYTRTSAIRAWITTMTKIFFPGFCLDSSLIMRTRLFLSFFFLFAQLVLSQDFNWDYDEGRIVGGQQTSIHQHPYQVSVRFNTRHICGGAIISKEWIITAAHCVKDTFVRYVSIKAGISDLRMRGIMIRAKEIIIHENYNHQTSDYDIALIRLEKSFHFGQNMRPISLAKTTDQYTTGSKAVVTGWGVLRKNGVLSDKLREVRVPVLSNRNCSYLYMGREITSRMLCAGYLNVGGRDACQGDSGGPLVQHGKLIGLVSWGYGCAEPAYPGVYTRVAALRSWITEHAGV; from the exons atgttatacattcttttcttcatttttttcgctTCTTTCTCTGCAGCAGATATAAATTCTAGAATCATAGGAGGAAAGTCTACCACGATAACTGCACATCCATatcaa gTATCTCtcctttataaaaataaacttctCTGCGGCGGTTCGATAATAAGTAAATTATGGATACTAACCGCTGCACATTGCATTGATAG gatAACAGTCAAAGGACTTTCCGTTCGTGTTGGAAGTACTTATTATGCTAAAGATGGTACGCTCATCGAGAATATAGCTCAACTTATTCCGCACAATCTTTATGACGATCATACTCTTGATTATGACGTTGGCTTGATAAAG TTAGCTTCAGAACTGAAGTTTAGTTCGACAGTGAATATAGTGAAATTACCTTCGGTGAACTCAAACGTGCCAGGTGGACTCAATGCTGTCATCACGGGATGGGGAAAGAcg GCAACAACGGATACATCTAACACGTTGCAAGCTCTGACAGTACCCACCGTCGATCAACAAAAATGCATTGAAATCTTTCGTAAGAGCCCGTATCAAATCACGCAACGAATGATATGTGCCGGTTATCTCTCCGGTGATAAGGACGCCTGTCAG AGAGATTCCGGTGGGCCTCTCGTGTATAATGGCAAACAGATAGGTATCGTATCTTGGGGTCTAAAGTGTGCAACCAAGGGTTATCCTGGAATATATACAAGAACGTCTGCCATACGTGCTTGGATAACAACTATgacgaagata TTCTTTCCTGGCTTTTGTCTCGACTCGTCTCTCATCATGCGTACTCGACTCTTcctatcgtttttttttctcttcgcacAGCTGGTTCTCTCTCAGGATTTTAATTGGGATT ACGACGAGGGTCGCATTGTTGGTGGCCAACAGACCAGCATTCATCAGCACCCCTACCAA GTTTCTGTTCGATTTAATACTCGTCACATCTGCGGTGGTGCTATCATTAGTAAGGAATGGATTATCACTGCAGCTCACTGCGTAAAAGA CACATTTGTAAGATACGTCTCGATAAAGGCAGGAATATCGGATTTAAGAATGAGAGGTATAATGATCCGTGCTaaggaaattattattcatgaGAATTACAATCATCAGACTTCGGATTATGATATCGCATTGATTCGA tTAGAGAAGTCATTTCATTTTGGACAAAATATGAGACCCATCTCTTTAGCGAAAACTACGGATCAGTATACGACAGGTTCTAAGGCTGTTGTGACAGGTTGGGGCGTCTTAAGAAAGAACGGGGTGTTGTCCGATAAATTACGCGAAGTAAGAGTGCCGGTTCTCTCGAATAGAAATTGTTCATACTTGTATATGGGTCGTGAGATCACGTCAAGAATGCTGTGCGCTGGTTATTTAAATGTTGGTGGGAGAGATGCTTGTCAG GGTGATAGCGGAGGACCATTAGTACAACACGGAAAACTAATTGGCCTTGTATCTTGGGGTTATGGATGTGCAGAACCAGCATATCCTGGGGTTTATACGCGAGTAGCAGCTCTTAGATCTTGGATAACTGAACATGCTGGTGTATGA